The Thalassotalea psychrophila genome window below encodes:
- a CDS encoding sigma-54-dependent transcriptional regulator, with the protein MNSYKVVNGLCGGNVKQDGVILIVDDDEDILVAGKLLLKRHFSSVQICNQPENIPRLLSEQKFDAILLDMNFGPGESSGAQGYLWLEKILEIDPQAVVIMITAHGGVDVAVDAMKLGATDFIAKPWQNEKVVATLSSAVQLGRTRTEAKVLRNTNKMLAEVSGANSGQTLLGNSTAMKTVFSLIERTAPTDANVLILGENGTGKELIAREIHAQSLRSNKVFMSVDLGSLSESLFESELFGHKKGAFTGAKEDRVGRLQAANGGSLFLDEIGNLPLHLQAKLLTVLEQRMVTPIGANLAVPIDVRVITATNVSKQDLSLESKFRQDLLFRLNTVEIDLPPLRKRCNDIEVIANHYIKLYAKKYQKSDKSLSASALAAIESYPWPGNVRALRHAIERAIILSQGHELEPIDFQLDPTPNQAGDVVAPAPISLSNNAVDNDDLNLDRLEKSAIKQALQKHHYNISHAAKDLGLTRAALYRRMEKHGF; encoded by the coding sequence ATGAACAGTTATAAAGTTGTTAATGGTTTGTGTGGGGGTAATGTGAAACAAGATGGTGTAATACTTATCGTTGATGATGACGAAGATATATTGGTTGCAGGTAAGTTGTTGCTTAAAAGACATTTTTCTAGTGTGCAAATATGCAACCAACCTGAGAACATTCCCCGTTTATTGAGTGAACAAAAATTTGATGCCATTTTATTGGATATGAACTTTGGACCTGGTGAAAGCAGTGGTGCACAAGGATATTTGTGGCTTGAAAAAATTCTAGAAATTGATCCACAAGCAGTAGTGATCATGATCACTGCCCATGGTGGGGTTGATGTTGCCGTTGACGCAATGAAGCTTGGTGCTACCGATTTTATTGCAAAGCCTTGGCAAAATGAAAAGGTTGTCGCAACGCTTTCGTCGGCAGTACAGTTAGGACGAACAAGAACAGAGGCGAAAGTTCTTAGAAATACTAATAAAATGTTGGCAGAAGTCAGTGGAGCAAACTCAGGGCAAACATTGTTAGGTAATTCAACGGCAATGAAAACTGTATTTTCATTGATTGAACGCACTGCACCAACCGATGCTAATGTTTTGATATTAGGCGAAAATGGTACTGGTAAGGAACTTATTGCTCGTGAAATCCATGCTCAAAGTTTACGTTCGAATAAAGTATTTATGTCTGTCGACTTAGGATCCCTATCTGAATCGTTATTTGAAAGTGAATTATTTGGTCATAAAAAAGGTGCCTTTACCGGAGCCAAAGAGGACCGAGTAGGGCGGTTACAAGCAGCTAATGGTGGCAGCTTATTTTTAGACGAAATTGGTAACTTGCCATTGCATTTACAAGCTAAATTATTAACCGTGCTCGAGCAACGCATGGTTACGCCTATAGGGGCTAATTTAGCTGTGCCAATTGATGTAAGAGTAATAACCGCAACGAATGTAAGTAAACAAGACTTAAGTTTAGAGTCTAAATTTAGGCAAGATTTGCTGTTTCGCTTAAATACCGTAGAAATAGATCTACCGCCGCTGAGAAAGCGCTGTAATGATATTGAAGTTATCGCTAATCACTATATTAAATTGTATGCTAAAAAATACCAAAAGTCCGATAAATCACTCTCTGCAAGTGCGTTAGCTGCCATAGAAAGTTATCCTTGGCCGGGCAATGTCAGGGCATTAAGGCATGCTATTGAAAGAGCAATTATCCTGTCGCAAGGTCACGAGTTAGAGCCCATAGATTTTCAATTAGATCCCACTCCCAATCAAGCCGGTGATGTAGTTGCCCCAGCACCAATTAGTTTGTCGAATAACGCTGTAGATAACGATGATTTAAATCTTGATAGGTTAGAAAAAAGTGCTATTAAACAGGCACTGCAAAAGCATCATTACAACATTAGTCATGCAGCCAAAGATTTAGGTTTAACCCGTGCGGCACTTTATAGAAGGATGGAGAAACATGGGTTTTAA
- a CDS encoding ABC transporter ATP-binding protein, whose amino-acid sequence MLKLHNLSRVYQTDEVETAALNSVNIEIEQGEFVAIMGPSGCGKSTLLNIVGMLDNPSDGQYMFMDEDISGYSEAQLANIRKQNIGFIFQNFNLIEELSVQENIELALLYHNIPAAERKERVAKVMDKVGIAHRAKHMPSQLSGGQQQRVAVARAVVGDQAMILADEPTGNLDSAHGQEVMEMLQQLNQEGTTIVMVTHSPAHADYARRTINLFDGHVVTENVRAA is encoded by the coding sequence ATGTTAAAGCTACACAATCTTTCACGAGTATACCAAACAGACGAAGTTGAAACTGCCGCATTAAACAGCGTCAACATTGAAATAGAACAAGGTGAATTTGTTGCCATTATGGGGCCTTCGGGTTGTGGAAAATCAACCTTATTAAACATTGTTGGCATGTTAGATAATCCATCCGATGGTCAGTATATGTTTATGGACGAAGACATTTCAGGTTATAGCGAAGCTCAATTAGCTAACATCCGTAAACAAAATATCGGCTTTATTTTTCAAAACTTCAATTTAATTGAAGAATTATCAGTACAAGAAAACATTGAACTGGCGTTGCTTTATCACAACATTCCTGCTGCTGAACGTAAAGAACGTGTGGCTAAAGTGATGGATAAAGTAGGCATTGCTCATCGAGCTAAGCATATGCCAAGTCAATTATCTGGAGGTCAACAACAACGTGTTGCAGTTGCCCGTGCTGTAGTTGGCGATCAAGCAATGATCCTTGCCGATGAGCCAACAGGTAATTTAGACAGTGCCCATGGCCAAGAAGTAATGGAAATGCTGCAACAGCTGAACCAAGAAGGCACCACAATAGTTATGGTAACGCATAGCCCAGCACATGCAGATTACGCGCGTCGTACTATCAATTTATTTGATGGTCATGTGGTGACTGAAAACGTGCGTGCAGCTTAG
- a CDS encoding ABC transporter permease — MFQNYIKIALRALAKNKLYAAINIIGLAIGITVYLFGGIIAEYERNHDTMYKNHERIYTVGSIMSPTANIGVSQLDNTYSAMGPLIGAELEELEAFARTIRRGYLLTIGDDHFHETVKFADKELLTIFDFNYLSGDSSALADPKGLVLTRDTAMKFFGRTDVVGETVMLNHEFDLHVTAVIEEVPQNSHFNSSLISGSVTMFAPLEALNRIDDWDLAGNWNNISGGNQVYVMTKEVMPLTDLNRKLNAIFDRHVEPEMKEKFMTSLNARQLKDTNAAFWDMVGMPVIESIQILGVLVLIIAIVNYTNLATAQSIGRAKEVGLRKTLGAGRGQLMTQFLTESMTIAFISMILAIVFLELLVPLFNNATDKVVVIEYVALLPWLLATTVIVGLIAGAYPSYLITKTTPIDALRDVNGKGAKGNLFRSIMIGTQFMLSIFMLALVMIVFFQNEKVQQSSDIYPKDEVLVLEKTSVESIRKRENTLRNELLQLDDVSSVTFAAQVPFEQSNSQREVSRVKGDENSDVQANINEVDHDFLKTFDVPLVAGRDFSRDVLGDERRDVENRRANVIVNVLLTKKLGFTSPEDAVGQTFWGEPGEKEAFQYDIVGVMEDQNLLGLHNKMKAWIFINNPYPHRYGAIRIRKGASANIISEIEEAWKRVLPDYPIQHKFLDGLFNQIYQIYKTMNGVLAGFAGLALLLALIGLFGLAAFMARSRTKEIGIRKVMGASLPQIVKLLLWQFSKPVMWAIIFALPLAYFASNMYLQFFAERIDMQIPIIIMSGIVAVGLAWVVIALHAFKVARQNPITALRYE, encoded by the coding sequence ATGTTTCAAAATTATATAAAAATAGCACTTCGCGCATTAGCTAAAAATAAACTTTATGCGGCGATAAATATAATCGGCTTAGCCATTGGCATAACCGTATATTTATTCGGTGGCATTATTGCCGAATATGAACGTAATCATGACACTATGTATAAAAACCATGAGCGCATTTATACCGTCGGCTCTATTATGTCTCCTACGGCAAATATTGGTGTTAGCCAACTCGACAACACTTACTCGGCAATGGGGCCTCTAATTGGCGCTGAACTTGAAGAACTTGAAGCGTTTGCCCGCACTATAAGACGTGGTTATTTATTAACAATTGGCGATGATCATTTTCATGAAACGGTAAAGTTTGCTGACAAAGAGCTATTAACCATTTTTGATTTTAATTATCTTTCAGGTGATTCCAGTGCATTGGCTGATCCTAAAGGCTTAGTATTAACTCGTGATACAGCAATGAAATTTTTTGGTCGAACGGATGTTGTTGGTGAAACAGTTATGCTTAATCACGAGTTCGACTTACACGTAACGGCGGTTATTGAAGAAGTACCACAAAATAGTCACTTTAATTCATCTCTTATCAGTGGTTCAGTAACAATGTTTGCTCCATTAGAAGCACTGAACCGAATAGATGATTGGGATTTGGCTGGCAATTGGAACAACATTAGCGGCGGTAATCAAGTTTATGTAATGACTAAAGAAGTTATGCCACTTACAGATTTAAACCGTAAATTAAATGCAATATTTGACCGTCACGTTGAACCAGAGATGAAAGAAAAGTTTATGACGTCATTAAATGCCCGCCAACTTAAAGATACCAATGCTGCATTTTGGGACATGGTTGGCATGCCGGTAATTGAGAGCATTCAAATATTGGGTGTGTTAGTACTCATAATCGCCATTGTTAATTACACTAATCTTGCCACAGCGCAAAGCATAGGCCGTGCCAAAGAAGTCGGTTTACGCAAAACATTAGGGGCTGGTCGAGGCCAGTTAATGACGCAATTTTTAACAGAAAGCATGACCATAGCCTTTATATCTATGATTTTAGCGATTGTGTTTTTAGAGCTACTAGTGCCACTGTTTAATAATGCAACCGATAAAGTTGTAGTCATAGAATATGTTGCTTTACTGCCTTGGTTATTAGCCACAACTGTTATTGTTGGCCTTATCGCAGGTGCTTATCCAAGTTACTTAATAACCAAAACCACGCCTATTGATGCATTACGGGATGTAAATGGAAAGGGCGCAAAAGGTAACCTTTTCCGTTCAATAATGATCGGCACGCAATTTATGTTGTCTATTTTTATGCTTGCTCTGGTAATGATAGTATTTTTTCAAAATGAAAAGGTTCAACAAAGCAGTGATATTTACCCCAAAGATGAAGTGTTAGTGCTTGAAAAAACATCGGTAGAGTCGATTCGTAAAAGAGAAAATACACTACGCAATGAATTACTGCAATTAGATGATGTAAGCAGTGTAACGTTTGCGGCACAAGTGCCATTTGAACAAAGCAACAGTCAACGTGAAGTGAGTAGAGTTAAAGGCGATGAGAACAGTGATGTACAAGCAAATATAAATGAAGTAGATCATGATTTTTTGAAAACCTTTGACGTACCTTTAGTTGCGGGTAGAGATTTTTCAAGAGATGTTCTTGGCGATGAACGACGCGATGTTGAAAACCGTAGAGCCAATGTCATCGTCAACGTGTTATTAACTAAGAAACTCGGTTTTACTAGTCCCGAAGATGCTGTTGGACAAACATTTTGGGGTGAGCCAGGCGAAAAAGAAGCATTTCAATACGACATTGTCGGCGTAATGGAAGATCAAAACTTGTTAGGTCTGCATAATAAAATGAAAGCGTGGATTTTTATTAACAACCCATATCCACATCGCTATGGCGCAATTCGTATTCGTAAAGGTGCATCAGCAAACATTATTTCAGAGATTGAAGAAGCATGGAAAAGAGTATTACCTGACTACCCTATTCAACATAAATTTTTAGATGGTTTATTTAATCAAATTTATCAAATTTATAAAACTATGAATGGCGTGTTAGCTGGCTTTGCTGGTCTAGCGTTACTGCTAGCATTAATAGGATTATTTGGCTTGGCTGCATTTATGGCACGCTCTCGTACCAAAGAGATAGGCATTCGCAAAGTTATGGGTGCTTCACTACCTCAAATAGTTAAATTGTTATTATGGCAATTTTCTAAGCCGGTAATGTGGGCCATTATTTTTGCCCTGCCGTTAGCGTACTTTGCCTCAAACATGTATTTACAATTTTTTGCAGAGCGCATCGATATGCAAATCCCTATCATTATAATGTCTGGAATTGTTGCTGTAGGCTTAGCTTGGGTTGTCATTGCGTTACACGCATTTAAAGTGGCAAGGCAAAACCCAATAACGGCACTACGTTACGAATAA
- a CDS encoding efflux RND transporter permease subunit, with translation MDFSTKVHKNYLNLQKLVGKNQSLIMLSFFILWLAISLGIFQLRYDFSFKPFFLTQSSQYQITQKFEQTFGQNSGSYVIFILHEQNILQPPFVSTLNKLSLQIKGVNGVSQVLSLTTLESLVNVPSQNNSSALKIIPLFSPEIFNNEVELQKRLQQISNNADEYRLLLSKDQKHTLLAVKLIPPLSDLQQRQLIIENIESQINSHLSENTQVYKSGVSVVEATYAEQILIDQLIATTLTTLFVALLIYIVLKQWRVLLIVLTPVFLVIVSCIGVMGWLNIPITIINSVVPAIILVIGVADAIHMILAFLRNYSQDNGTEVAIEKMLFSTSPACFYTSISTAAGFFSLLMAKLVIIQNFGLIVAIAVIQLWLANQILIPFLLRHIALKPKVIDNYFSNKVVTLMYTLANFALMKPYRILCCTGGAVVICLLSFNYINIEQKFNEELAKQHSVRVAQTLLEQKFSGFLGPDISITRVDGEDVFTNNSVKKIRTFITAIKALEHTDSIRSIFNFLPHKNDELQYQHFIKQLRSLPAEQINLTELINADNTVAALQVRISDIGSKQAMLYTKQIQDLAEQHLGSEFKVNIVGQWWLAQQGMNQILIDMIITLCTAFVIIIPIIIVALKEKRLIIIAVLINFLPILIPLAYMAFTGIKVRIGTAVVLAIAIGIVVDNSFHLLTKLRLLAKQGLSVQAQIQTMLDHAGKGVMYTTLALVAGFLSMLSNQLIAINDMGVIASVTFVAALLADILLLPALYSLSLKNLNKKGATLNIA, from the coding sequence ATGGATTTCTCTACAAAGGTTCATAAAAATTATCTAAATCTTCAAAAATTGGTTGGTAAAAATCAGTCTTTAATCATGCTGTCTTTTTTTATTCTTTGGTTAGCAATAAGCCTGGGGATTTTTCAACTTCGTTACGACTTTTCATTTAAACCATTTTTCCTTACGCAAAGTTCGCAGTATCAAATAACCCAGAAATTTGAACAAACCTTTGGTCAGAATTCTGGTAGTTATGTCATTTTCATTTTGCATGAACAAAATATTCTACAGCCTCCTTTTGTATCAACATTAAACAAATTATCACTACAAATTAAAGGCGTTAACGGTGTTTCACAAGTACTTAGTTTAACTACTTTAGAGAGCTTAGTTAACGTTCCATCGCAAAATAATTCGTCAGCGTTAAAAATAATTCCTCTGTTCTCCCCTGAAATTTTTAATAATGAGGTTGAATTGCAAAAACGTTTGCAGCAAATCTCTAATAATGCTGATGAATATCGTTTGCTGTTATCAAAAGACCAAAAACATACCTTATTAGCGGTTAAGCTTATTCCGCCGTTAAGTGACTTGCAGCAACGGCAATTAATTATTGAAAACATAGAAAGTCAAATTAATAGCCACTTATCTGAAAACACTCAAGTATATAAATCAGGTGTTTCTGTTGTTGAAGCAACTTATGCCGAGCAGATATTAATTGATCAATTAATTGCAACAACATTAACTACATTATTTGTCGCGTTGCTAATTTATATAGTGCTAAAACAATGGCGGGTATTATTGATTGTACTTACGCCAGTGTTTCTGGTGATTGTTTCCTGTATTGGTGTTATGGGCTGGTTAAATATTCCGATAACCATAATCAATAGTGTGGTTCCGGCCATAATTCTGGTTATAGGTGTTGCCGATGCTATTCATATGATTCTGGCTTTTCTACGCAACTACTCACAAGACAATGGTACCGAAGTGGCCATTGAAAAAATGTTATTTAGTACATCACCAGCTTGTTTTTACACTTCAATTTCTACTGCTGCCGGTTTCTTCTCTTTGCTTATGGCAAAGCTAGTTATTATTCAAAATTTTGGTCTAATAGTTGCTATTGCTGTTATTCAGCTTTGGCTTGCTAACCAAATATTAATTCCATTTTTACTGCGACACATTGCTTTAAAACCTAAGGTTATAGACAATTATTTTAGCAATAAGGTGGTTACCTTAATGTATACATTAGCTAATTTTGCGTTGATGAAACCGTATAGGATCTTATGCTGTACAGGCGGCGCTGTGGTTATTTGTTTGCTTAGTTTTAACTATATAAACATAGAACAAAAATTTAACGAAGAGCTAGCAAAACAGCACTCTGTACGCGTTGCACAAACATTATTAGAGCAAAAGTTCAGCGGTTTTTTAGGGCCAGATATTAGCATCACAAGAGTTGATGGTGAGGACGTATTTACTAATAATTCAGTTAAAAAAATCCGCACATTTATAACTGCAATTAAAGCGTTAGAGCATACCGATTCAATCCGTTCTATTTTTAATTTTTTACCGCATAAAAATGATGAACTTCAATATCAACATTTTATCAAGCAACTGAGAAGCTTGCCCGCAGAGCAGATAAACCTTACTGAATTGATTAATGCAGATAATACCGTTGCGGCCTTGCAGGTTCGCATTTCTGATATTGGTTCTAAACAAGCAATGTTGTACACAAAACAAATACAAGACCTGGCTGAACAGCATTTAGGCAGCGAGTTTAAGGTCAATATAGTAGGGCAGTGGTGGCTTGCCCAGCAAGGAATGAATCAAATATTGATAGATATGATCATAACTTTATGTACGGCATTTGTGATCATAATCCCTATTATTATTGTCGCTTTGAAAGAAAAACGTTTAATAATAATTGCCGTGCTTATAAATTTTTTGCCCATTTTGATCCCACTAGCTTATATGGCATTTACGGGCATAAAAGTAAGAATTGGCACCGCAGTTGTATTAGCTATTGCTATTGGTATTGTGGTTGATAATAGCTTTCATTTACTGACAAAATTGAGGCTTTTAGCCAAACAAGGGTTGTCTGTGCAAGCTCAAATCCAAACTATGTTAGATCATGCCGGTAAAGGTGTTATGTATACTACATTGGCATTAGTCGCTGGATTTTTATCTATGCTAAGTAATCAACTTATTGCAATTAATGATATGGGAGTTATTGCTAGTGTTACATTTGTCGCAGCGTTACTAGCCGATATTTTACTGCTACCTGCGTTGTATTCTTTATCTTTAAAGAACCTAAATAAAAAAGGGGCGACGCTTAACATTGCGTGA
- a CDS encoding efflux RND transporter periplasmic adaptor subunit codes for MGTITPMEQTSKGKKEIKMPTKKANSTSKAVSGAGMDRKVTRKQNPLKKWSGVVIIALAIVYLGYQFITSPSGRSLSVDQNRIVVSKVTSGTFEDFIPVRGRVTPAKTVYLDAIEGGRVERILVEDGADLSSGDLIVELSNASLQLNVLGNEARVAEQLNNMRSIELSLEQNRLQHKSNLVDINYQIKMLTRQLQREQQLVTTGSVAQTKFDDTSDTLQWYKNRLTITLESQASDTRMQSEQLVFLKETSKRLEGNLEISRKNLENMNVRAPVNGKLSGFNVEVGQSIGRGERLGQIDTPNDYKLTANIDEFYLGRVDLGQKAQFDNYQLVISKIYPQVQNGQFEVDFKFIGEQPSGIRRGQTIQTKLTLGDETKALLIPNGAFFQDTGGNWIFVVTADQSQAVKRTVRLGRRNSRFIEVLDGLEEGEQVVTSPYSSYQDMDRLNLSN; via the coding sequence ATGGGCACAATTACACCAATGGAACAAACATCTAAAGGCAAGAAAGAAATCAAAATGCCAACTAAGAAAGCAAACAGCACTTCTAAAGCAGTGTCTGGTGCTGGCATGGACCGCAAGGTTACACGTAAACAAAACCCGTTAAAAAAATGGTCAGGGGTTGTGATCATCGCATTAGCTATTGTTTATTTGGGCTACCAATTCATTACATCACCTAGTGGTAGATCATTAAGTGTTGATCAAAATCGAATTGTGGTTTCAAAAGTAACCAGTGGTACTTTTGAAGACTTCATTCCAGTTAGAGGTCGAGTAACGCCTGCAAAAACCGTATATTTAGATGCCATTGAAGGTGGCCGGGTTGAACGCATTTTAGTTGAAGATGGTGCGGATTTAAGCAGTGGTGATTTGATAGTTGAGTTATCGAATGCCTCATTACAACTTAACGTTTTGGGTAACGAGGCCAGAGTTGCAGAGCAGTTAAACAACATGCGTTCTATTGAGCTATCACTTGAACAAAATCGTTTACAACATAAAAGCAACTTAGTAGACATTAACTACCAAATAAAAATGCTTACCCGTCAATTGCAACGTGAACAACAATTGGTAACTACCGGCTCAGTTGCGCAAACCAAGTTTGATGATACCAGCGACACTCTGCAATGGTACAAGAATCGCTTAACCATAACTTTGGAGAGCCAAGCTTCAGATACCCGTATGCAAAGTGAGCAGTTGGTGTTTTTAAAAGAAACAAGCAAACGCTTAGAGGGTAACTTAGAGATCTCTCGTAAAAACCTAGAAAATATGAATGTGCGCGCACCAGTAAATGGCAAATTATCAGGTTTCAATGTTGAAGTAGGTCAAAGTATTGGTCGTGGCGAACGCCTTGGTCAAATAGACACTCCAAACGATTATAAACTTACTGCAAATATTGATGAATTTTATTTGGGTCGAGTCGACTTGGGCCAAAAGGCTCAATTTGATAACTACCAATTAGTGATCTCAAAGATATATCCACAAGTACAAAATGGTCAGTTTGAAGTCGATTTCAAATTTATCGGAGAGCAACCTAGCGGCATTCGTCGCGGTCAAACTATTCAAACCAAATTAACCTTAGGAGATGAAACTAAAGCCCTGCTAATTCCTAACGGTGCATTTTTTCAAGACACTGGCGGCAACTGGATTTTCGTTGTCACCGCGGATCAAAGCCAAGCAGTTAAACGCACCGTGCGATTAGGTCGCAGGAACAGTCGCTTTATTGAAGTACTGGATGGGCTAGAAGAAGGCGAGCAAGTGGTGACTAGCCCATATAGCAGTTATCAAGACATGGACCGACTGAACCTTAGCAATTAA
- a CDS encoding ABC transporter permease encodes MFRNYLITAWRNIVKNGMFSFINIFGLAIGLMSCILIMLFVREETGYDQWIKDSDRLVRLHTAYVMPDRPPFLTVNSAGKMMEALRDYAKGEIENGVRVLNFGTTVRQNNDAYSERINLVDGSFFDIFDLPFKHGSKESSFKKPYDLVITEEVALKYFGKTDVVGETITLCCFADDPTTLSITGVLKDLPGATHLDLNMMVYLQPSLFADQPNILDTWNSVNVMTYFKMHQGVSVAQLQERIEYWINNESPFVQMFKENMGELPSDSKLTDMVKHRVMAVPDLHLQAKEHAGSMGDVTPMGDLKMIYTFIIVAALILLIACINFMNLATARASQRAKEVAMRKVMGASRRQVATQFLGEAIALVFISLLFALVAVEAVLPLYNSALSRELELRLFEDADLILSLLGTSLLVGLGAGIYPALYLSRYLPVHILKSSKGAESSSSSTLRTALVVFQFVTSISLIISTAVVYGQTVYANSMDVGYETENKLILNIRSAENLESLKQELLNLPELSSVVFSSESPTQDNENNNGFKLLEQDQDGSNSQGELLNYHNMGYGFFEAYDIKPIAGRLFDQAHTTDEIKPIANGDDRIGNANVILNETAVKKFGFTSPQQAIGKTLESDVFRAGKYHLTIIGVIPDIYFRSIKFGVRASAYMLNPERFRMASLSFNTRDVSSLLPKIETIWKANVPMQPVDMQFLSEMMNAQYAQEMAQAKLFSAFSILAILVACLGLYGLAAFTAERRTKEIGIRKVMGARVRDIVSLLIWQFSKPVIIAMLVAWPISAYLMLQWLEAFPYRINTFWLLPICLAAGGGALLIAWLTVGGNAAKVARSNPIKALHYE; translated from the coding sequence ATGTTTCGTAATTACCTAATTACAGCATGGCGCAACATAGTCAAAAATGGCATGTTTTCATTCATTAACATCTTTGGCTTAGCCATTGGTTTAATGAGTTGTATTTTGATCATGTTATTTGTACGTGAAGAAACGGGCTATGATCAATGGATTAAAGACAGCGATCGTTTAGTTAGATTACATACTGCATATGTTATGCCTGACAGGCCACCATTTTTAACAGTTAACTCAGCTGGTAAAATGATGGAGGCGCTACGAGATTATGCTAAAGGTGAGATTGAAAACGGTGTAAGAGTACTTAATTTTGGTACAACGGTTAGACAGAACAATGATGCATACTCAGAAAGGATAAACCTAGTAGACGGTAGTTTTTTTGATATTTTTGATTTGCCATTTAAGCATGGTTCTAAAGAAAGCTCATTTAAAAAACCTTATGATTTGGTCATTACTGAAGAAGTGGCGTTAAAGTATTTTGGTAAAACAGACGTTGTTGGTGAAACGATCACGCTATGTTGTTTCGCTGACGATCCGACTACATTATCAATTACCGGGGTGTTAAAAGATTTACCCGGTGCCACCCACTTAGATTTGAACATGATGGTTTACCTACAGCCATCGCTTTTTGCCGACCAACCTAATATTTTGGATACCTGGAATAGTGTCAATGTCATGACCTATTTTAAAATGCACCAAGGAGTGAGCGTTGCTCAATTGCAAGAGCGTATTGAGTATTGGATTAATAATGAAAGCCCTTTTGTGCAAATGTTTAAAGAAAACATGGGTGAGCTACCTAGCGACTCTAAACTCACTGATATGGTAAAACATCGCGTAATGGCCGTTCCAGATTTGCATTTACAAGCAAAAGAGCATGCCGGAAGCATGGGAGATGTCACTCCTATGGGCGATTTAAAAATGATATACACTTTTATCATCGTTGCGGCTTTAATACTGCTAATTGCTTGTATAAACTTTATGAACTTAGCTACCGCAAGAGCAAGTCAACGTGCGAAAGAAGTAGCCATGCGCAAGGTGATGGGCGCAAGCCGTAGACAAGTGGCAACGCAATTTTTAGGCGAAGCAATTGCCCTGGTGTTCATTTCCCTGTTATTTGCTTTGGTTGCAGTTGAGGCTGTATTACCTTTATATAATTCGGCTTTAAGTCGTGAGCTTGAATTACGTTTATTTGAAGATGCGGACTTAATTTTATCATTACTTGGCACTTCTCTTTTAGTTGGCTTGGGCGCAGGAATTTACCCTGCACTTTATTTGTCACGCTATTTACCAGTTCACATATTAAAATCAAGCAAAGGTGCAGAATCAAGCAGCTCATCAACCCTTCGTACTGCTTTAGTTGTATTTCAATTCGTCACATCAATATCACTCATCATAAGCACGGCAGTAGTTTACGGACAAACAGTGTATGCCAACTCAATGGATGTTGGCTATGAAACTGAAAACAAACTGATATTAAATATTAGAAGCGCTGAGAATTTAGAAAGTTTGAAACAAGAACTGTTAAATTTACCCGAGCTAAGCTCAGTGGTGTTTTCATCTGAATCACCAACTCAGGATAATGAAAATAACAATGGATTCAAGTTATTAGAACAAGATCAAGATGGATCGAATAGCCAAGGCGAGTTACTAAATTATCATAACATGGGCTACGGATTTTTTGAGGCTTATGATATTAAACCTATTGCTGGTCGGTTATTTGATCAGGCACATACGACTGATGAAATAAAACCTATAGCAAATGGTGATGACCGTATTGGCAATGCCAATGTGATACTAAATGAAACAGCAGTTAAAAAGTTTGGTTTTACAAGCCCACAGCAAGCCATTGGCAAAACTCTTGAATCTGACGTGTTTAGAGCGGGTAAATACCACCTAACGATTATTGGCGTTATCCCTGATATTTATTTTCGTTCCATAAAGTTTGGTGTAAGAGCTAGTGCCTATATGCTCAACCCAGAACGTTTTCGTATGGCAAGCTTATCGTTTAATACTAGAGATGTATCGAGTCTGCTACCAAAAATAGAAACAATATGGAAAGCTAACGTGCCTATGCAGCCAGTTGATATGCAATTTTTAAGTGAAATGATGAACGCGCAATATGCCCAAGAAATGGCACAAGCAAAGTTATTTTCAGCCTTCTCAATATTGGCAATTTTGGTAGCCTGTTTAGGGCTATATGGTCTAGCCGCTTTTACTGCAGAGCGTAGAACAAAAGAAATTGGCATACGAAAAGTAATGGGCGCAAGGGTAAGAGACATAGTTTCACTGCTTATTTGGCAGTTCTCTAAACCAGTTATCATCGCAATGCTGGTAGCCTGGCCAATATCAGCTTATTTAATGCTGCAATGGTTGGAAGCTTTCCCTTATCGAATAAATACATTTTGGCTATTGCCTATTTGCTTAGCCGCAGGCGGTGGTGCGTTATTAATTGCTTGGTTAACTGTCGGCGGAAATGCGGCAAAGGTAGCCCGTTCAAATCCGATTAAAGCGTTACATTACGAATAA